In one Roseburia intestinalis L1-82 genomic region, the following are encoded:
- the cas2 gene encoding CRISPR-associated endonuclease Cas2 yields the protein MRMLVFFDLPVVTAKEKKDAAKFRKFLLKDGYNMVQWSVYSRICNGMDAVAMHKQRLKQNLPLKGSVRALVLTEKQYESMEIMLGTKTFDDTPESIELMDVF from the coding sequence ATGAGAATGTTAGTATTTTTTGATCTGCCAGTAGTAACTGCAAAAGAGAAAAAGGATGCCGCAAAATTTCGTAAGTTTTTATTGAAAGATGGCTACAATATGGTGCAGTGGTCTGTATATTCCAGGATATGCAATGGTATGGATGCAGTTGCAATGCATAAACAGCGTTTAAAACAAAATCTGCCCTTAAAAGGATCAGTACGTGCGCTGGTTTTAACAGAAAAGCAGTATGAATCTATGGAAATTATGTTAGGAACGAAAACGTTCGATGACACCCCGGAATCAATAGAATTAATGGATGTTTTTTGA
- the cas1 gene encoding type II CRISPR-associated endonuclease Cas1, translating to MGFRNIKIDSHVKLSIKNQQLNIETDIARQIPLEDINCIIIENQTVTVSAYLLQKMADMGIAVYVCDEKHLPNAVLLPMVRHSRHFKILKYQIEAGKPLQKRLWQQIVVQKIRNQALCLAYLELDGSEELMKMCKEVQSGDRTHVEAKAAAFYFKSLYGLGFSRGNDHIINAALNYGYAIVRGLIARSIVCYGLEPSIGVFHHSELNNFNLADDMIEPFRPLVDLYVAQNYDIAEIDSDLTPERKRGIFGIINYDMDMKGEKRIISNCIDMLVASYSSALQGKRSDLELPELMQLQVHSYE from the coding sequence ATGGGATTTCGAAATATTAAGATAGACAGTCATGTAAAGCTGTCTATCAAAAATCAGCAGCTAAATATTGAAACAGACATAGCAAGACAGATTCCACTGGAGGATATCAACTGTATCATTATAGAAAATCAGACCGTAACTGTCTCAGCTTATTTACTTCAAAAAATGGCAGATATGGGAATCGCGGTTTATGTCTGTGATGAGAAACATCTTCCGAATGCAGTATTGCTTCCCATGGTAAGGCACAGTCGCCATTTTAAAATTCTGAAATATCAGATAGAGGCAGGAAAGCCCTTACAGAAAAGACTCTGGCAGCAGATCGTGGTTCAGAAAATAAGAAACCAGGCATTGTGTTTAGCCTACCTTGAACTGGATGGATCAGAAGAACTGATGAAAATGTGTAAAGAAGTCCAGTCAGGCGATCGAACACATGTGGAGGCGAAAGCAGCAGCTTTTTATTTTAAAAGTCTGTATGGATTAGGATTTTCACGCGGTAATGATCATATCATTAACGCGGCGTTAAATTATGGTTATGCTATTGTAAGAGGTCTGATCGCCCGCTCCATTGTCTGTTATGGATTAGAACCTTCGATTGGAGTGTTCCATCATAGTGAGCTGAATAATTTTAATTTGGCGGATGATATGATCGAGCCATTTCGTCCGTTAGTTGACCTGTATGTAGCCCAAAATTATGATATAGCAGAAATTGACAGCGATCTTACGCCAGAAAGAAAACGTGGTATTTTTGGTATTATAAATTATGATATGGATATGAAAGGAGAAAAACGTATTATCAGTAATTGTATTGATATGCTGGTGGCAAGTTACAGTAGTGCTCTGCAGGGAAAAAGATCAGATTTGGAGTTGCCGGAACTGATGCAATTACAGGTACATAGCTATGAATAG